Proteins found in one Phoenicibacter congonensis genomic segment:
- a CDS encoding histidine kinase has product MDQFNIAFDAYSAFLCLILGGYVLISSDRRDNVNRCFVGICACNLIMAVGDMVAWCFALPLGEVEYALVLIGTFFFYVAPVPLFLFFTGYIVAFISKRHEVTHDYFKLSVVLFAVYLLGCVASLFNGMFFTVDAEHGYMRGRYFLAAQLIPVFLHLRNAAIVVRYRSCLSAKELLGFACYIALPIVAEIIQVLNYGVALMNSFVAIAILLVFLNIQSERKALLEKRERELVEARSDIMLSQIQPHFLYNVLTGIRELCSSDPAEAVVAIGSFSAFLRENMASLTSKSPIPFEKELQHTATYLDLERLRFGERLRVRYDIQSKGFSLPPLSVQALAENAVRHGITVKEDGGEICISTREDEAFYEISIVDDGIGFDPDRDLDPSAHIGIQNVRKRLADISGATLEVRSAPNHGTQVTIRIPRESNKLEGNS; this is encoded by the coding sequence ATGGATCAATTCAACATAGCATTCGATGCTTATAGCGCATTTCTCTGTCTGATACTTGGCGGATATGTCCTCATATCCAGCGACCGCAGAGATAACGTCAACCGATGCTTCGTCGGAATCTGTGCGTGCAATTTGATAATGGCGGTCGGCGACATGGTGGCTTGGTGCTTTGCTTTACCGCTCGGCGAAGTAGAATATGCACTTGTACTTATTGGCACATTCTTTTTTTATGTTGCACCTGTGCCCTTATTTCTCTTCTTCACAGGATACATCGTCGCATTCATCTCAAAGCGCCATGAGGTAACGCACGATTACTTCAAGCTCTCAGTCGTGCTGTTCGCTGTCTATCTTCTTGGCTGTGTGGCATCTCTGTTCAACGGGATGTTCTTCACAGTCGACGCCGAGCATGGGTACATGCGAGGCCGGTATTTCTTGGCGGCGCAATTGATACCGGTCTTCCTCCATTTGCGCAATGCCGCGATTGTGGTTCGCTATCGATCATGCTTGAGTGCAAAGGAGCTACTTGGGTTCGCCTGCTACATAGCGCTTCCCATCGTCGCTGAAATCATACAGGTGCTGAATTACGGAGTCGCACTCATGAATTCTTTCGTGGCAATCGCGATACTCCTCGTGTTCCTGAACATCCAGTCCGAGCGTAAGGCGCTGCTCGAGAAGCGCGAGCGCGAGCTTGTTGAGGCACGCTCGGACATCATGCTCAGCCAGATACAGCCGCATTTCCTCTACAACGTACTGACCGGCATACGCGAACTATGTTCAAGTGACCCCGCCGAAGCGGTTGTGGCAATAGGCAGCTTCTCTGCATTCTTGCGTGAGAACATGGCTTCGCTTACGAGCAAGAGCCCCATTCCCTTCGAGAAGGAGTTGCAGCACACCGCCACATACCTCGACTTGGAGAGGCTGAGATTTGGAGAGCGCTTGCGCGTCCGCTACGACATCCAATCGAAAGGCTTCTCTCTTCCGCCGCTTTCCGTGCAGGCGCTCGCGGAAAACGCCGTCCGCCATGGCATCACAGTCAAAGAGGATGGAGGCGAGATCTGTATATCCACAAGAGAAGACGAGGCGTTCTATGAGATTTCTATCGTCGACGACGGGATCGGCTTTGATCCCGACCGCGACCTCGACCCATCCGCACACATCGGCATACAGAACGTCCGCAAGCGGTTAGCCGACATTAGCGGGGCGACGCTTGAGGTGAGAAGCGCGCCCAACCACGGCACGCAGGTGACGATTCGCATCCCTCGCGAATCAAATAAGCTAGAAGGCAATTCATGA